A window from Cryptomeria japonica chromosome 1, Sugi_1.0, whole genome shotgun sequence encodes these proteins:
- the LOC131073729 gene encoding disease resistance protein Roq1-like — protein MASTSTSGRGQQERDPFWVLEPPKKKIKSSLTAKQFDVFINHRGPDTKTKVARQLYDSLQEAGIRAYLDAPETELGDYFPSAIKNAISSAAVHIAILSPQYAESPWCLAELALMFQTKARIIPLFYHVQPSDFRYIKNGVAEAFSKHEEKGRFPSHDIQQWKECLQNVSCLEGYELNKENDDPSKLCDDVLSAVVKEKQKRKIPFQVAQYAVGLDELVKDFHSHCQRNGQMRDKIIGIFGMGGSGKTTLAKYLFNSKHSEFSGSASLFDVRENHVKGRLTSLQSKLLNDLFPGNHYSFSSIEEGTAYIKHELQRSHESRFLIVIDDVDHQKQLDALLPKDTLNPNSLVIVTTRDERLLIKFEVTVRYKMKEMNPEHSKELFCWHAFHTQSCKRGFENLVDSFVEACGGLPLALQVMGGHVFGSGMAYWKLQLDEAKARLDKDIRDTLKISYDALEEDQKQIFMDIACGRH, from the exons ATGGCTTCCACTTCAACATCTGGTCGAGGACAACAGGAACGCGATCCATTTTGGGTGCTTGAACCTCCCAAAAAAAAGATAAAATCCTCCTTGACTGCAAAACAGTTTGATGTATTCATCAACCATCGAGGCCCGGACACCAAAACGAAGGTGGCTCGGCAGCTCTACGATTCTCTACAGGAAGCTGGGATCCGGGCATATCTAGATGCTCCAGAGACTGAACTCGGAGATTATTTTCCTTCTGCCATTAAGAATGCCATATCCTCTGCCGCAGTGCACATAGCCATCTTATCACCGCAATATGCAGAGTCTCCTTGGTGCTTAGCTGAGCTTGCTTTGATGTTCCAAACCAAGGCTAGAATTATTCCCCTCTTCTACCATGTTCAGCCATCAGACTTCCGCTACATCAAAAATGGAGTTGCAGAAGCATTTTCCAAACACGAAGAGAAGGGCAGATTTCCTAGTCATGACATTCAACAGTGGAAAGAATGCCTGCAGAATGTTTCATGTCTGGAAGGCTACGAACTCAACAAAGAAAATGA CGATCCGAGCAAGCTGTGCGATGATGTTCTGTCCGCTGTAGTTAAGGAGAAGCAAAAGAGAAAAATTCCATTCCAAGTTGCACAATATGCTGTGGGACTTGACGAGCTTGTGAAAGATTTCCATAGCCATTGTCAGAGAAATGGGCAGATGAGAGATAAGATAATTGGCATCTTTGGAATGGGAGGATCTGGCAAGACCACTCTCGCTAAATATTTGTTCAATAGCAAACATTCAGAATTCAGTGGATCAGCTAGTCTGTTTGATGTGCGAGAAAACCATGTCAAAGGTAGGCTGACTTCTTTGCAAAGTAAGCTTCTCAATGATCTGTTTCCTGGAAATCATTATTCATTTTCTAGTATAGAAGAAGGAACAGCCTATATCAAGCATGAGCTTCAAAGGAGCCACGAATCAAGGTTCCTTATAGTTATAGATGATGTTGATCATCAAAAGCAATTGGATGCCCTGTTACCCAAGGATACCCTCAATCCCAATAGTTTAGTGATTGTCACAACCCGTGACGAGAGACTTCTTATAAAGTTCGAAGTGACAGTCCGTTATAAGATGAAAGAGATGAATCCAGAGCATAGCAAAGAACTCTTCTGCTGGCATGCGTTCCATACGCAATCTTGTAAAAGGGGATTTGAGAATTTGGTAGATAGCTTTGTCGAAGCGTGTGGAGGTTTACCTCTTGCTCTTCAAGTAATGGGTGGGCATGTTTTTGGAAGTGGCATGGCTTATTGGAAGTTGCAATTAGATGAGGCTAAGGCAAGACTAGACAAAGACATAAGAGATACGCTTAAAATAAGCTATGACGCTCTGGAAGAGGATCAAAAACAGATCTTTATGGATATAGCTTGTGGTCGACATTGA